Proteins from one Ananas comosus cultivar F153 linkage group 5, ASM154086v1, whole genome shotgun sequence genomic window:
- the LOC109710284 gene encoding RNA-binding KH domain-containing protein RCF3, which translates to NGGSVPALRRRRSRGANPTTKGARYPRPDPRGRCTPSGSCSPGRSNYPSYPSPPPPPPPPPPPNIAPTDAASAPLPPPPPPPPPFPFPAAFTTSFRILCPDSKAAAVVGRAGAALQAVRRDTAAWVAVHQLAPGDDERVVETADDRRREPDGRPPVVSPAQDALLLIHERIVDAELDGEPDDDSYGGGGGGRERERERGRVTTRLVVPRMHVGCLLGRGGKIIEQMRMETRTHIRILPRDQYTPRCVSTAEEVVQIVGDGSCVKKAVAIISDRLKESMHRDRGPFRGRMHSPDGYFPPEEELLNNGIRLSAAEEAELGSRYSAGPDRVRNNFYDAEPSGYAFNSDGNPPNNHSETFPYEDLVFRILCPSNKADSFVGSSNGIMDMLRDDVGVDVMVSDPVAGSDERVIIITSKEGPDDELFPAQEALLHIQTHIVDLGPDKDNIITTRLLVPASEIDCLEGRDGSLLDIQRSTSANIQILPKEDLPLCALEADELVQIVGEIRAARNALVQVTAKLRSYLYRDICIPNDMLQASISGLNQIGSLAGRESNSPPKCSPRGESKGAALYHHKQTAATSYHSKDTRASASGSFEQEGSNGDDEGRQSSLKRFPVPLVTRSTLEVVIPKSAVPNLMMRSRSKLAQISEISGATVTLIDDRPDLTEKIVQISGSPEQADRAQSLLQGFILSTQDDIPAG; encoded by the exons AACGGCGGATCCGTACCTGCCCTCCGACGACGGCGATCGCGGGGAGCGAATCCCACAACGAAGGGAGCGCGCTATCCTCGCCCTGATCCCCGAGGGCGGTGCACGCCCTCTGGATCTTGTTCACCAGGGAGATCAAATTATCCATCGtacccatctcctcctcctcctcctcctcctcctcctcctccaaataTCGCCCCCACGGACGCCGCCTCCGCCCCgcttccccctcctcctccgcctcctcctccttttcctttCCCCGCAGCGTTCACCACCTCCTTCCGCATCCTCTGCCCCGACTCCAaggccgccgccgtcgtcggccgcgccggcgccgccctCCAGGCTGTCCGGCGCGACACAGCCGCCTGGGTCGCCGTCCACCAGCTCGCCCCCGGCGATGACGAGCGCGTCGTCGAGACCGCCGACGACCGCCGCCGCGAGCCCGACGGCCGCCCCCCGGTCGTCTCCCCCGCGCAGGACGCCCTCCTGCTGATCCACGAGCGGATCGTCGACGCCGAGCTCGACGGGGAGCCGGACGACGATAgctacggcggcggcggcggcgggagggagcgggagcgggagaGGGGGCGGGTCACGACGCGGCTCGTGGTGCCGCGGATGCACGTCGGGTGCCTGCTGGGGAGGGGCGGCAAGATCATAGAGCAGATGAGGATGGAGACGAGGACGCACATCAGGATCCTCCCCCGGGATCAGTACACGCCGCGCTGTGTGTCGACCGCCGAGGAGGTTGTTCAG ATTGTTGGCGACGGTAGCTGTGTGAAGAAAGCTGTAGCAATCATTTCGGACCGCCTGAAAGAGAGCATGCATCGCGACCGTGGTCCCTTTCGTGGACGTATGCATTCGCCGGATGGCTACTTCCCCCCTGAAGAGGAGTTGCTGAACAACGGGATACGCCTGTCTGCCGCTGAAGAGGCTGAGCTGGGCTCGCGGTATTCTGCGGGACCGGATAGAGTTAGGAACAACTTTTATGATGCAGAGCCGTCAGGATATGCTTTTAATTCAGATGGTAATCCACCGAACAACCATTCAGAAACATTTCCCTATGAGGACCTCGTATTCCGAATTCTGTGCCCCAGTAACAAAGCAGACAGCTTTGTGGGATCATCAAATGGAATTATGGACATGCTTCGAGATGATGTCGGCGTCGATGTAATGGTTAGTGATCCTGTTGCTGGCTCGGATGAAAGGGTCATCATTATCACTTCTAAAGAG GGTCCGGATGATGAGCTTTTCCCAGCTCAGGAAGCATTATTGCATATCCAAACTCACATTGTAGACCTAGGTCCGGACAAGGATAACATCATAACAACAAGGCTTCTTGTCCCCGCGAGTGAAATTGACTGTTTGGAGGGAAGGGATGGGTCATTATTAGATATACAGAGGTCGACTAGTGCCAATATACAGATCTTACCAAAAGAGGACCTTCCTCTTTGCGCATTGGAAGCTGATGAGCTTGTACAG ATTGTTGGTGAGATTAGAGCAGCCCGAAATGCTCTAGTCCAAGTAACTGCAAAGCTGCGCAGTTATTTATACCGTGACATCTGTATACCAAATGATATGCTGCAAGCATCGATTTCTGGCCTAAATCAAATTGGCAGCCTCGCTGGACGTGAATCTAATTCTCCTCCAAAATGTTCACCTCGTGGTGAGAGCAAAGGGGCAGCTCTCTACCATCATAAGCAAACTGCTGCAACTTCGTATCATTCAAAG GATACCAGAGCCAGTGCAAGTGGGTCATTTGAACAAGAAGGCAGCAATGGTGATGACGAAGGGAGACAAAGTAGTCTGAAAAG ATTTCCTGTTCCTTTAGTCACCAGAAGCACGCTGGAGGTTGTCATACCGAAGAGTGCTGTTCCAAACCTCATGATGAGATCTAGAAGCAAGCTTGCACAGATTAGTGAG ATTTCAGGAGCAACCGTTACGCTTATTGACGATAGACCTGATTTGACCGAAAAAATTGTTCAAATATCTGGAAGTCCAGAACAGGCTGATCGAGCCCAGAGCCTGCTCCAGGGATTTATACTCAGCA CCCAAGATGACATTCCTGCCGGCTAA
- the LOC109710837 gene encoding beta-amylase 1, chloroplastic-like translates to MAAISAPPPPPSTAAAARARARACAPPLLAAAPRRRALFASRVRSSKSPNGSLEDSSSSSSSSSSSSSSSSSSSSGGGGEIEHAPPPPRRSGSGAAVFVALPADAVGAAGRVARRRAMAASFAALASAGVEGVAVECWWGIVERDGPRVYDWSGYLELVALAQRHGLKVRAIMGFHSCGAHPGDPFWIPLPKWVLEEMEKEPNLAYSDRFRRRNKEYISLGCDTLPVLQGRSPIQAYSDFMRSFRDTFKDFLGSIVTEVQVGMGPGGELRYPSCPTEKLMETTSEPELGEFQCYDKYMLASLSASAQRVGMHEWGDRGPPETSHLKENTEETDFFRSEDGSWNTPYGRFFLEWYSGMLLLHGERLCIAANSIFWGTGVSICAKIAGIHWHYATASHPSELTAGYYNTLVRDGYLPIARLLARYNMTICCTCFDLRDPEDRINRKSSPEGFLRQLVAAARAYNLPLTGENSLTKLDDNSVNQVIKSSRLYSSGAHESSLSFNYVRMNKNLFEPQTWNRFTKFVRQMSDSRTFQAKLDFRNTSFLSSLSSVEETGRSLIHA, encoded by the exons ATGGCGGCGATCTCcgccccaccgccgccgccttcgaccgccgccgccgcccgcgccAGAGCCCGTGCCTGTGCCCCGCCGCTCCTCGCGGCTgcgccgcgccgccgcgctctCTTCGCCTCCCGCGTCCGCTCCTCAAAGAGCCCCAACGGGTCCCTGGAGgactcctcctcgtcctcgtcgtcgtcgtcgtcgtcctcctcctcctcttcctcctcctcatcgGGCGGGGGCGGCGAGATCGAgcacgcgccgccgccgccccggcgGTCGGGGAGTGGGGCGGCGGTCTTCGTGGCGCTCCCCGCCGACGCCGTCGGGGCCGCGGGgcgggtggcgcggcggagggcgATGGCGGCGTCGTTCGCGGCGCTCGCGTCGGCGGGGGTCGAGGGCGTCGCGGTGGAGTGCTGGTGGGGGATCGTGGAGCGGGACGGGCCCCGGGTGTACGACTGGTCGGGGTACCTCGAGCTCGTCGCCCTCGCGCAGCGCCACGGGCTCAAGGTGCGCGCGATCATGGGGTTTCATAGCTGCGGCGCGCACCCCGGCGATCCTTTCTG GATACCTCTTCCAAAATGGGTACTTGAAGAGATGGAAAAGGAGCCAAATTTGGCGTATTCTGACAGGTTTAGGAGAAGGAACAAGGAATACATCTCACTGGGATGCGATACTCTTCCTGTTCTCCAGGGCCGGTCACCGATTCAAGCTTACTCGGATTTCATGAGGAGCTTCCGAGACACTTTCAAGGATTTCCTTGGGTCTATTGTAACA GAAGTTCAAGTAGGGATGGGTCCTGGAGGTGAACTCAGATATCCTTCATGCCCTACCGAGAAGCTAATGGAAACGACCAGCGAACCTGAACTTGGTGAATTCCAGTGCTATGATAAG TACATGCTTGCATCACTGAGTGCCTCTGCGCAACGTGTCGGAATGCATGAGTGGGGAGACAGGGGTCCACCCGAGACTAGCcatttaaaagaaaatactGAGGAAACAGATTTCTTCAGAAGCGAGGATGGCTCTTGGAACACACCATATGGTCGCTTCTTCCTCGAGTGGTATTCTGGCATGCTCCTTCTCCATGGGGAGAGGCTATGCATTGCTGCCAATTCAATTTTCTGGGGCACCGGAGTTTCTATATGTGCAAAAATAGCAGGAATCCATTGGCATTATGCTACGGCTTCTCACCCATCTGAACTAACCGCGGGATATTATAATACCTTAGTTAGAGATGGTTACCTCCCTATTGCCCGATTACTCGCTCGATATAACATGACTATATGCTGCACGTGCTTCGATTTAAGAGATCCGGAGGATAGGATAAACCGTAAGAGTAGTCCAGAAGGGTTTCTCCGCCAACTTGTTGCAGCTGCTAGAGCGTATAACTTGCCACTAACAGGGGAAAATTCTCTCACTAAGCTGGATGATAATTCAGTGAATCAGGTCATAAAGAGCTCGAGGCTCTATTCAAGCGGCGCCCATGAGAGTTCTCTCTCTTTTAACTATGTGAGAATGAACAAAAACTTATTCGAACCTCAGACCTGGAACAGGTTTACTAAATTTGTGAGGCAGATGTCTGATTCCCGAACTTTTCAGGCCAAGCTAGATTTCAGAAATACATCATTCCTCTCTTCCTTGTCGTCAGTGGAGGAGACTGGGCGTTCGCTTATCCATGCTTAA
- the LOC109710831 gene encoding uncharacterized protein LOC109710831 isoform X3 has product MLATPARSFPPRCRRIQAYKYNKPRSVRARAASSMAAAAETKGGVIGAGEVENGGGGGGGGGGGGEVSLREWQGWGTSSPVPAMVTEVIRELRALELETDSSMRFGGLGGKLQGEFKVQEDKKHRKVYDSLTDSERKLQFFAARQIACRLLGSRGYLCQKCWLPKEDCMCSRIVPCSLWDGIRFWLYMHPKDFLRQNNTGKLLWQIFGTQAATLCLFGITEHEEIMWHAFSHAGKGMVWLLYPNKNLFPKSVQDIVIDGVFRKTGGQDMDLGDEPLNFVLIDGTWSNSAAMYKRLKERWKLTWGDEDLPCISLSTLGASVMHKLRLPLNCYFDADLPIIHMHTVLHFVVSTLEQTVGSDCAVVP; this is encoded by the exons ATGCTTGCAACCCCCGCGCGTTCGTTCCCCCCTCGATGCCGCCGCATCCAAGCCTATAAGTACAACAAACCCCGCTCGGTTCGAGCTCGCGCGGCGTCatccatggcggcggcggcggagaccAAAGGGGGCGtcatcggcgccggcgaggtGGAGAAtggtggcggcggaggtggtggaggaggaggaggaggagaggtgaGCCTGAGGGAGTGGCAGGGATGGGGCACCTCCTCCCCCGTCCCCGCCATGGTGACCGAGGTGATCAGGGAGCTTAGGGCTTTGGAGCTGGAGACCGATTCGAGCATGCGCTTCGGCGGCCTCGGCGGCAAGCTCCAG GGTGAATTTAAGGTTCAGGAGGATAAGAAACATAGGAAAGTATATGATAGTCTAACTGATTCTGAGAGGAAGCTGCAATTTTTCGCTGCTCGACAGATAGCTTGTCGTTTGCTTGGAAGTAGGGGCTATCTCTGCCAGAAG TGCTGGCTCCCAAAGGAAGATTGCATGTGCTCAAGAATTGTTCCATGCTCATTGTGGGATGGTATAAGATTTTGGTTATACATGCATCCAAAG GACTTTTTACGCCAAAATAACACTGGAAAGTTATTGTGGCAAATTTTTGGCACCCAAGCTGCAACTTTGTGTCTTTTTGGCATTACTGAACATGAAGAAATTATGTGGCATGCATTCAGCCATGCAG GAAAAGGAATGGTTTGGTTGCTCTACCCGAATAAGAATTTGTTTCCCAAGTCAGTTCAGGACATTGTCATTGATGGAGTGTTTAGAAAGACTGGAGGTCAAGATATG GATCTTGGAGACGAGcctttaaattttgttttgattgatGGTACCTGGAGTAACTCCGCTGCAATGTATAAAAGGTTGAAG GAGAGGTGGAAGTTGACGTGGGGAGATGAAGACCTGCCTTGTATTTCGTTGTCAACTCTTGGCGCCTCTGTGATGCACAAGCTCCG ACTTCCCCTCAATTGCTACTTTGATGCCGATCTTCCAATTATACAT ATGCACACTGTGTTGCATTTCGTTGTGAGCACCCTTGAGCAAACTGTAGGAAGCGATTGTGCCGTGGTTCCGTAG
- the LOC109710831 gene encoding uncharacterized protein LOC109710831 isoform X2: MLATPARSFPPRCRRIQAYKYNKPRSVRARAASSMAAAAETKGGVIGAGEVENGGGGGGGGGGGGEVSLREWQGWGTSSPVPAMVTEVIRELRALELETDSSMRFGGLGGKLQGEFKVQEDKKHRKVYDSLTDSERKLQFFAARQIACRLLGSRGYLCQKCWLPKEDCMCSRIVPCSLWDGIRFWLYMHPKDFLRQNNTGKLLWQIFGTQAATLCLFGITEHEEIMWHAFSHAGKGMVWLLYPNKNLFPKSVQDIVIDGVFRKTGGQDMDLGDEPLNFVLIDGTWSNSAAMYKRLKERWKLTWGDEDLPCISLSTLGASVMHKLRLPLNCYFDADLPIIHTSAIMGPHLHSCCCSWPSLGITPPSSAQYTQIG; encoded by the exons ATGCTTGCAACCCCCGCGCGTTCGTTCCCCCCTCGATGCCGCCGCATCCAAGCCTATAAGTACAACAAACCCCGCTCGGTTCGAGCTCGCGCGGCGTCatccatggcggcggcggcggagaccAAAGGGGGCGtcatcggcgccggcgaggtGGAGAAtggtggcggcggaggtggtggaggaggaggaggaggagaggtgaGCCTGAGGGAGTGGCAGGGATGGGGCACCTCCTCCCCCGTCCCCGCCATGGTGACCGAGGTGATCAGGGAGCTTAGGGCTTTGGAGCTGGAGACCGATTCGAGCATGCGCTTCGGCGGCCTCGGCGGCAAGCTCCAG GGTGAATTTAAGGTTCAGGAGGATAAGAAACATAGGAAAGTATATGATAGTCTAACTGATTCTGAGAGGAAGCTGCAATTTTTCGCTGCTCGACAGATAGCTTGTCGTTTGCTTGGAAGTAGGGGCTATCTCTGCCAGAAG TGCTGGCTCCCAAAGGAAGATTGCATGTGCTCAAGAATTGTTCCATGCTCATTGTGGGATGGTATAAGATTTTGGTTATACATGCATCCAAAG GACTTTTTACGCCAAAATAACACTGGAAAGTTATTGTGGCAAATTTTTGGCACCCAAGCTGCAACTTTGTGTCTTTTTGGCATTACTGAACATGAAGAAATTATGTGGCATGCATTCAGCCATGCAG GAAAAGGAATGGTTTGGTTGCTCTACCCGAATAAGAATTTGTTTCCCAAGTCAGTTCAGGACATTGTCATTGATGGAGTGTTTAGAAAGACTGGAGGTCAAGATATG GATCTTGGAGACGAGcctttaaattttgttttgattgatGGTACCTGGAGTAACTCCGCTGCAATGTATAAAAGGTTGAAG GAGAGGTGGAAGTTGACGTGGGGAGATGAAGACCTGCCTTGTATTTCGTTGTCAACTCTTGGCGCCTCTGTGATGCACAAGCTCCG ACTTCCCCTCAATTGCTACTTTGATGCCGATCTTCCAATTATACAT ACCTCAGCCATCATGGGACCGCACTTGCacagctgctgctgcagctggcCTTCTCTCGGAATTACACCTCCGTCCTCAGCTCAGTACACTCAGATTGGATAA
- the LOC109710831 gene encoding uncharacterized protein LOC109710831 isoform X1 gives MLATPARSFPPRCRRIQAYKYNKPRSVRARAASSMAAAAETKGGVIGAGEVENGGGGGGGGGGGGEVSLREWQGWGTSSPVPAMVTEVIRELRALELETDSSMRFGGLGGKLQGEFKVQEDKKHRKVYDSLTDSERKLQFFAARQIACRLLGSRGYLCQKCWLPKEDCMCSRIVPCSLWDGIRFWLYMHPKDFLRQNNTGKLLWQIFGTQAATLCLFGITEHEEIMWHAFSHAGKGMVWLLYPNKNLFPKSVQDIVIDGVFRKTGGQDMDLGDEPLNFVLIDGTWSNSAAMYKRLKERWKLTWGDEDLPCISLSTLGASVMHKLRPQPSWDRTCTAAAAAGLLSELHLRPQLSTLRLDKQAEAVEQALDFLLDSLTSRRLRMGRSITRRERHKNCV, from the exons ATGCTTGCAACCCCCGCGCGTTCGTTCCCCCCTCGATGCCGCCGCATCCAAGCCTATAAGTACAACAAACCCCGCTCGGTTCGAGCTCGCGCGGCGTCatccatggcggcggcggcggagaccAAAGGGGGCGtcatcggcgccggcgaggtGGAGAAtggtggcggcggaggtggtggaggaggaggaggaggagaggtgaGCCTGAGGGAGTGGCAGGGATGGGGCACCTCCTCCCCCGTCCCCGCCATGGTGACCGAGGTGATCAGGGAGCTTAGGGCTTTGGAGCTGGAGACCGATTCGAGCATGCGCTTCGGCGGCCTCGGCGGCAAGCTCCAG GGTGAATTTAAGGTTCAGGAGGATAAGAAACATAGGAAAGTATATGATAGTCTAACTGATTCTGAGAGGAAGCTGCAATTTTTCGCTGCTCGACAGATAGCTTGTCGTTTGCTTGGAAGTAGGGGCTATCTCTGCCAGAAG TGCTGGCTCCCAAAGGAAGATTGCATGTGCTCAAGAATTGTTCCATGCTCATTGTGGGATGGTATAAGATTTTGGTTATACATGCATCCAAAG GACTTTTTACGCCAAAATAACACTGGAAAGTTATTGTGGCAAATTTTTGGCACCCAAGCTGCAACTTTGTGTCTTTTTGGCATTACTGAACATGAAGAAATTATGTGGCATGCATTCAGCCATGCAG GAAAAGGAATGGTTTGGTTGCTCTACCCGAATAAGAATTTGTTTCCCAAGTCAGTTCAGGACATTGTCATTGATGGAGTGTTTAGAAAGACTGGAGGTCAAGATATG GATCTTGGAGACGAGcctttaaattttgttttgattgatGGTACCTGGAGTAACTCCGCTGCAATGTATAAAAGGTTGAAG GAGAGGTGGAAGTTGACGTGGGGAGATGAAGACCTGCCTTGTATTTCGTTGTCAACTCTTGGCGCCTCTGTGATGCACAAGCTCCG ACCTCAGCCATCATGGGACCGCACTTGCacagctgctgctgcagctggcCTTCTCTCGGAATTACACCTCCGTCCTCAGCTCAGTACACTCAGATTGGATAAACAGGCTGAGGCTGTGGAACAGGCGCTCGATTTTCTGCTTGACTCCCTCACTAGTCGACGACTCCGAATGGGAAGATCAATTACTCGAAGAGAGAGACATAAGAATTGCGTATAA